The Thermoplasmatales archaeon nucleotide sequence ATTATGGTCCATTTTATAGGGTACAATACTATTCATGGCTTGAGATGCTTGCTAACTTAAAATTATGGTATGATTTTGATAGAAATGCGGGAAGAAATACTTCATGGCTTCTCTCATATGTTAAGAAAGGGGATGTGGAACTTGCAAAATTCCATTCCGCCATAGTTTCTTCAATGGGTTTCAATTACTATACATCAGGCGAAGAGCACATGTGTGGAATGGTTGATGAAAAATTTATGCATGATTTTTTCGGTTGGATTGAAAATAACTATCAATATTTTTATGGATGGGATAGTGAAGCGGATGTTGCGGTTTTATTCTCTCGCAATACATTAGATTATCTTGATAAAGGGAAATGGGGAGGTTATGCATATCATGATGAATTTATTGGAACTTTAATGATGCTAATTGAATCAAACATACCATTCAAAGTAATTTCCTTCGAGAATATTTCTGAATACAATTTGGTTATATTACCAGATTTCGCCTGCATGAATGAAAGCCAATCGGATAAAATAAGAGAATATGTGGTGGGTGGGGGGAAGATTATAGCGATAAATGAAACATCATTTTATGATGAATATGGAAGGCGAAGAAGTGATTTCCTGCTAAAAGATGTTTTTGGTGTTGAAATTAATGAAGCTTTAATGGGGGAAATTTACGAAAATGAATATGGAAAAGGAAAATCAGTTTTTTCATTAACTCCTTTTGGTAGATATTATTTATGGTCCGCACAACCATGGGAAAATTATGGAAATAGAGAGGAGGCTGAGAGAATAAGAAAAGAGTTTGTTAAATTAATAGGTAAAGTGGATTATAAACCCTATTATGAAATAGATGGTGCTATAGGAATTCCATATAAAAGGGGAAATGAAAGAATGATAAGAATTATTAATTTTAATGGAGTGGGATATGGAAAAGCATCTCCAGAAGCTAAGGATTTAGTTGTAAAAATAAGAAAGGATTTAAAAAATGTTAAATTGCTTGACTTTATGGGGGAACTTAAAGATGTGGAGTTTGAAAAAGAAAATGGTTACAGGATAATCTCTTTTAGAATAAATGAGCAAGCCAATCTTATATTCTCTGAAACTAACGAAACATTATATATATCACTCAAAAAACCAAAAGCTGGAAAGATTTATGTGATGGATAGAGAGATATTTCCAATTCCCTCTAAAAGCGCTTTTGTGATTGGCAAAATAACAGTAGAAGCGGAGACAAATGGAAAAAAAGTGGAGTTTTATGTTGATAATTCTCTTGAATGCACTGCTACAATTGAGCCATATTCATGGACATGGAATGAATTTGCGATTGGAAAGTATGAAATAAAAGTTGTCGCATATAACTCTGAAATAAAAGAAGATAAAGTAGATGTTTTTATAATAAACCTATTCGAAAAAAATTTATGATGGCACAGTATATTAACCAGGGCCGGTAGATCAGCTGGAAGATCGCCATCTTGGCATGGTGGAGGCCGCGGGTTCAAAAGCGCTGGCTGAAAATCCCGCCCGGTCCATTTAAATGGAAGAAGAGCTGAAAAGGATAGTGGATGAATATATGCAAAAAGTTCCGGGGATTAGGGAATATTGTGAAAGATGCCTTAGGACAGAAAGGTGGCATGGAAGCGTTGTTCTGATGGTGGTTGATGCCTCCTTTACTTCAATAGGATTAAACTATTTTAATGCGGTTGTTCCAAAAGTTTTTGAGTTTGATGAGAAATTTGTTAGGAGCGGAAGGATTACAAAACTTAAAGAGCTTGCGGAAGCTAATATAGAGGAGCTCAGGAAAGTGTGGAAAAATGAAAGGAGCTGGGCTATTGCAAGAGAAATTTCTGCATATCTTTCTCAAATATCAAGCAATGATAGAGAGGCGTTAAGAAAGTGGGCAAAAAATGTTAATCTTGAAAAATGGAGAGAGGATGGGATTGGAAGAATAAAGGGTGTAGGGCTGGTAACTCTTCAATATTTGAGAATGATGGGTGGCATCGATACCTTAATGCCGGATAAAATAGTTAAAAGAGTAATAAATGATATTCTTGAAAGAGCGGGATATGAAGCAATAGAAGATGATATGGAATTTATAAAAACAGCGGAAAAGATTGCAAAAATTTGTGGATATAAGGCGATAGAGCTTTGCTGGATGACATGGCTTGTTCAAGGCGAAGGGAATAAGATAAGAATGGAAAAATATTCGAGAATTTTAGATAAAATTTGAAAATACAAATAGGATTATTTAAAATGAAAAAATATGTTTTGATTGTGTGTTTTTTGGTATATTGGTAGTTACAGGGATAGCAAGAGCTAGTTGATATACATCTCATAGTCCAATTTATATAAATGGAAATGATGATTTTTGCATCTCAAGCAAGTGAGGGGGGATGGCCAAGAAATGGAACCGCATCAAACCCTTATATGAGGGAATAGGGATTGAAAATACCAGTGTTTATTTCATTATAAGGAATTCCCATATCTATGGGGTATTTCAGGGAATAATGGGGTATAACTATGTAATGTAAAAAAAAATGCAAATACATGGTAATACATTTTTTGGAGATACAATACAAAATTGCTTAGCTAGTGGAGTATATCCTCAGAGAGGAGGAACATATTTCCACAATAAATTTTAGAAAATTGTGGATTGGTGTATGGAATGGCTCTCCTACACGATTCTTCTTACAATATTATAGAACTAAATGATATAATTAACAACAAAAATTGGGACTCAAACCATACAATTATAACTGCAATATGTGGTGGATATGAAGGTGATGGAGGATACTATTACAATGTAGATACTGTAATGGAAATGGGCCAAGTAGAGAGATGATTGATCCTGTAACTAGCTCATATTTAAATTGGAGCGAAGATATAATTTATGGATGGGAAGCAAATAACAATATTAATTTTGACCCATTGGTTGGAAAAATGATTTTGCATAAAGATGAAATATGATAACATTGCCTCTGTGAATGGAGAAATATCAACAATATTGCGGGTTGCGGGCTATGAAA carries:
- a CDS encoding beta-galactosidase trimerization domain-containing protein, giving the protein MKKVFIVIILISNLLVPYGKINYDWTLSARISTPYIYSDISWEEAIDRLVKNGVNVILDWAGFSDTYQGRIMGFNESFNEFQERARYIRENYPDVKYMVYIAPLELQTIDSDLNKDRRDDDGKWSTYTDHPDWLQIGRDGRKAVFYGSMPGMPFWVDETSEDVWLSPSNKEYKNIIINRLKEISPLVDAIWIDVPHLCFEFGEGWCEQWSSFDEESRKDFYNDTGMIMPSPPVELDWDNETWLKFVEWRYKQILDFIRDLKNSISGDCKLVVETSSHSVFITQNGCDISKLPCFCDVIAHEYYGPFYRVQYYSWLEMLANLKLWYDFDRNAGRNTSWLLSYVKKGDVELAKFHSAIVSSMGFNYYTSGEEHMCGMVDEKFMHDFFGWIENNYQYFYGWDSEADVAVLFSRNTLDYLDKGKWGGYAYHDEFIGTLMMLIESNIPFKVISFENISEYNLVILPDFACMNESQSDKIREYVVGGGKIIAINETSFYDEYGRRRSDFLLKDVFGVEINEALMGEIYENEYGKGKSVFSLTPFGRYYLWSAQPWENYGNREEAERIRKEFVKLIGKVDYKPYYEIDGAIGIPYKRGNERMIRIINFNGVGYGKASPEAKDLVVKIRKDLKNVKLLDFMGELKDVEFEKENGYRIISFRINEQANLIFSETNETLYISLKKPKAGKIYVMDREIFPIPSKSAFVIGKITVEAETNGKKVEFYVDNSLECTATIEPYSWTWNEFAIGKYEIKVVAYNSEIKEDKVDVFIINLFEKNL